The Cottoperca gobio chromosome 6, fCotGob3.1, whole genome shotgun sequence genome has a segment encoding these proteins:
- the atp8b4 gene encoding probable phospholipid-transporting ATPase IM isoform X1, translating to MTGYMETTQESARDKLVGEKERHVKANARDYNDKFSYADNHIKTSKYNVLTFLPINLFEQFQRVANAYFLVLLILQLIPEISSLSWFTTIVPLVLVLVITAVKDATDDYFRHKSDQQVNNRQSQVLIGGSLQNEKWMNVRVGDIIKLENNQFVAADILLLCSSEPYGLCYIETAELDGETNLKVRQALTVTSDLEDITKLMDFDGEVICEPPNNKLDTFIGTLYWRDNKHPLDNEKMLLRGCVLRNTEWCFGMVIFAGLQTKLMQNCGRTQFKRTSIDKLMNTLVLWIFAFLICMGVILAIGNTILESWSGRNFQVFLPLDEFQNSAVFSGFLTFWSYIIILNTVVPISLYVSVEVLRLGHSYFINWDWKMYYSQTDTAAEARTTTLNEELGQVEFIFSDKTGTLTQNIMVFRKCSINGQTYGDVYDEFERKVEITEKTACVDFSFNALCDRSFKFYDGSLVEAIKLEDPAAQEFFRLLALCHTVMPEEKSEGHLVYQAQSPDEGALVTAARNFGFVFRARTPETITLCEMGRAVTYQLLAILDFNNVRKRMSVIVRNSQGQIKLYSKGADTIIFDRLDPSSEELMYTTSEHLSEFAGEGLRTLALAYKDLDEDYLDVWMKKLLFASTVIENREDQLAVLYEEIEQDLKLLGATAIEDKLQEGVPETIACLNLADIKIWVLTGDKLETAMNIGYSCNMLRDDMNEVFVISGHTLLEVQQQLRSANEHILGLSRVGSAGDEKANMLADDSVFEETIIAEYALIINGHSLAYAMEPQLEHVLLDLACLCKTVICCRVTPMQKAQVVELVKRHKRAITLAIGDGANDVSMIKTAHIGVGISGQEGMQAVLASDYSFAQFRYLRRLLLVHGRWSYFRMCNFLCYFFYKNFAFTLVHFWYGFFCGFSAQTVYDQWFITLFNIVYTSLPVLAMGLFDQDVNDQNSLRYPSLYKPGQQNLLFNKRQFFLCTLQGMGTSCLLFFVPYGAFSVLVKEDGSHFSDQQAFAVTIATSLVIVTSVQIGLDTHYWTAINHFFIWGSLTVYFAVLFAMQSDGMFGVFSSIFPFIGAARNCLSEKSVWLVILLTTVVCVVPSLAVSFLRVDLFPTLTDKVRHLQRFRNKQGPQEQNLRRVRRTSSRRSAYAFSHQQGYGELITSGKNMKESTVSSACSPGRTPHSPTWIENMLKRKNEVSCISDERTGAPERSSRAERFNSTPTGLNLSLTNR from the exons ATGACAGGATACATGGAGACAACACAAGAAAGCGCACGTGACAAACTTGTAGGAG AGAAGGAACGTCATGTAAAAGCCAACGCACGGGACTACAATGACAAGTTCTCTTATGCT GACAATCACATCAAAACCTCAAAGTACAACGTCCTCACCTTCCTGCCCATCAACTTGTTTGAACAGTTTCAGAGGGTGGCAAACGCTTACTTCCTAGTGCTGCTGATACTGCAG tTAATTCCAGAGATTTCCTCTCTGTCGTGGTTCACAACCATCGTGCCTTTGGTGTTGGTGCTGGTAATCACAGCCGTGAAGGACGCCACAGATGACTAT TTCAGACATAAGAGCGACCAGCAAGTCAACAATCGGCAGTCTCAGGTGCTCATCGGGGGAAG TTTGCAGAATGAGAAATGGATGAACGTTCGAGTGGGGGATATCATCAAACTAGAGAATAATCAGTTTGTTGCT gcagacatcctcctcctctgtagTAGTGAGCCATATGGACTGTGCTATATTGAGACTGCAGAGCTAGATGG agagacaaatcTGAAGGTTCGTCAGGCTTTGACCGTCACCTCAGATTTGGAAGATATTACAAAACTGATGGACTTTGATG GAGAAGTCATCTGTGAGCCACCAAACAACAAGCTGGATACGTTTATAGGGACTTTATACTGGAGGGACAATAAACACCCTCTGGATAATGAGAAAATGCTGCTGCGAGGTTgtgtactcagaaacactgagTGGTGCTTTGGGATGGTCATCTTTGCAG GTTTGCAAACCAAACTCATGCAGAACTGCGGAAGGACTCAATTTAAAAGGACAAGTATCGACAAACTGATGAACACTTTGGTTTTGTGG ATATTTGCCTTCCTCATTTGTATGGGAGTTATTTTGGCCATTGGAAACACTATCTTGGAGAGCTGGAGTGGGAGAAACTTCCAGGTGTTTTTGCCGTTGGATGAGTTTCAAAACAGTGCTGTTTTCTCTGGCTTCCTCACCTTCTGGTCCTACATCATCATCCTCAACACTGTCGTGCCCATCTCACTGTATGTCAG TGTGGAGGTTCTGCGGCTAGGCCACAGTTACTTCATTAACTGGGACTGGAAGATGTACTACAGTCAGACGGACACTGCGGCAGAAGCTCGCACCACCACCCTGAACGAGGAGCTTGGCCAGGTGGAGTTCATCTTCTCCGACAAGACTGGCACCCTCACCCAGAACATCATGGTGTTCAGAAAGTGCTCCATTAATGGCCAGACGTACG GTGACGTCTATGATGAATTTGAGCGGAAGGTGGAAATTACAGAA AAAACAGCCTGTGTGGACTTTTCCTTCAACGCTCTCTGTGACAGAAGCTTTAAGTTTTATGACGGCAGCCTGGTCGAAGCCATCAAGCTGGAAGATCCTGCAGCACAAGAGTTCTTCAGACTGCTGGCTTTGTGTCACACTGTCATGCCAGAGGAGAAGAGTGAAG GACATTTGGTGTACCAGGCCCAGTCACCTGACGAAGGAGCGCTGGTCACTGCGGCACGAAACTTTGGGTTTGTCTTCCGGGCACGAACCCCCGAGACCATCACACTGTGTGAGATGGGACGAGCCGTCACCTACCAGCTGCTGGCCATACTGGACTTCAACAACGTGCGCAAGAGAATGAGTGTCATTG TGAGAAACTCGCAGGGCCAGATTAAACTCTACTCCAAAGGAGCTGACACTATTATCTTTGACCGTCTGGATCCATCCAGTGAAGAGCTCATGTACACTACCTCAGAACATCTCAGT GAATTTGCTGGAGAAGGGCTTCGAACATTAGCTCTGGCCTACAAAGATCTCGATGAAGATTATTTAGATGTTTGGATGAAGAAGCTTCTGTTCGCCAGCACTGTAATTGAGAACCGCGAGGATCAGCTCGCTGTCCTCTACGAGGAAATCGAGCAGGACTTAAAG CTTCTAGGAGCCACAGCAATAGAGGACAAACTTCAGGAAGGAGTCCCAGAAACTATCGCCTGTCTAAATCTAGCCGACATAAAGATCTGGGTCCTCACAGGAGACAAACTAG AGACAGCGATGAACATCGGCTACTCCTGCAACATGCTACGAGACGACATGAATGAGGTGTTTGTTATCTCTGGCCACACACTGCtggaggtgcagcagcagctcag gAGTGCTAATGAGCACATTCTCGGCCTGAGTCGGGTTGGCAGTGCAGGAGATGAGAAGGCCAATATGCTTGCAGATGACTCTGTGTTTGAAGAAACCATCATCGCAGAGTACGCCTTAATCATCAACGGACACAGTTTG GCTTACGCTATGGAGCCACAGCTGGAGCATGTCTTGCTGGACTTGGCCTGTTTGTGTAAAACAGTCATCTGCTGCCGGGTCACTCCGATGCAGAAAGCCCAGGTGGTGGAGCTGGTGAAGAGGCACAAGAGGGCCATCACCCTGGCCATTGGAGATGGTGCCAATGATGTCAGCATGATCAAGA CTGCTCACATCGGTGTCGGCATCAGCGGTCAGGAGGGGATGCAGGCAGTTCTGGCATCAGATTACTCCTTCGCTCAGTTTCGGTACCTGCGGCGGCTCCTTCTGGTGCACGGGCGCTGGTCCTACTTCCGCATGTGTAATTTCCTGTGCTATTTCTTCTACAAGAACTTTGCCTTCACACTGGTGCACTTCTGGTACGgcttcttctgtggtttctcAGCTCAG ACTGTGTATGACCAATGGTTCATTACCCTCTTCAATATAGTCTATACGTCTTTACCAGTCCTGGCGATGGGACTTTTTGATCAG GATGTCAATGACCAGAACAGCCTTCGCTACCCGAGCCTCTACAAACCTGGCCAGCAAAACCTTCTCTTCAACAAACGCCAGTTTTTCCTGTGCACGCTGCAGGGGATGGGCACATCGTGCCTGCTCTTCTTCGTTCCCTACGGAGCCTTCTCTGTCCTGGTGAAAGAGGACGGCTCTCATTTTTCCGACCAACAAGCATTTGCAGTTACCATAGCAACATCCTTGGTCATTGTCACGAGTGTTCAG ATTGGACTCGACACCCACTACTGGACAGCCATCAATCACTTCTTCATATGGGGAAGCCTGACCGTGTACTTTGCTGTATTATTTGCAATGCAAAGTGACGGCATGTTTGGCGTCTTTTCGAGTATTTTCCCGTTCATAG GTGCGGCACGTAACTGTCTATCAGAGAAGAGTGTGTGGTTGGTCATTCTGCTCAccactgtggtgtgtgttgtgccCAGCTTAGCAGTCAGCTTCCTGAGAGTAGACCTCTTCCCAACTCTAACAGATAAG GTTCGTCATCTCCAACGGTTCAGAAATAAGCAAGGGCCTCAGGAGCAGAACCTGAGGAGAGTACGCCGGACGAGCTCCCGCCGCTCTGCGTATGCCTTCTCCCACCAACAGGGCTACGGAGAACTTATAACCTCAGGCAAAAACATGAAGGAGAGCACAGTGTCTTCTGCTTGCTCTCCCGGAAGGACACCACACAGCCCCACCTGGATAGAAAATATGTTAAAGAGAAAGAACGAAGTCTCTTGCATCTCTGATGAAAGAACGGGAGCACCAGAaagaagcagcagagcagaaagaTTCAACAGCACACCGACGGGACTCAACCTCTCACTGACTAACAGATAG
- the galk2 gene encoding N-acetylgalactosamine kinase has translation MATLPPKLKTVITANERLQNLKNTFETKYGESPLFYACAPGRVNLIGEHIDYCGYSVLPMAIEPSILAAVSVNNSGTIKLANANPLYKDFTVSCSEDISIDRENPKWHYYFLCGVKGIQEKFGIAHLAGMSCVVDGTIPPSSGLSSSSALVCCAGLVTMEANQKSLSKVALAEICAKSERYIGTEGGGMDQSISFLAERGTAKLIEFQPLRATDVKLPDGAVFVISNCCVEMNKAASSHFNIRVVECRIATKVLAQARGLDSSRFLKLVQVQTELKASLEEMLTLVDEVLHPEPYSREEICKVLNVTSEQFSTELLSANTRHVTHFKLYQRAKHVYGEAARVLRFKSVCDSEPAESVRVLGDLMNQSHASCRDLYECSCPELDQLVDICLKSGAVGSRLTGAGWGGCAVSMVPDEKVESFLQAVSEAYFLPDPRRAAMEKQSLFVSKPGGGATIFLEE, from the exons ATGGCCACACTCCCACCTAAATTAAAGACTGTGATTACTGCCAATGAAAG GCTGCAAAACTTGAAAAATACTTTCGAAACAAAGTATGGAGAATCTCCTCTCTTCTATGCATGTGCACCTGGAAGGGTCAATCTAATAG GAGAGCATATCGATTACTGTGGTTATTCTGTTCTCCCGATGGCCATTGAACCGAGCATCCTCGCGGCTGTCTCAGTAAACAATTCAGGGACAATCAAACTGGCCAATGCAAATCCTCTGTACAA GGATTTCACTGTGTCATGTTCAGAGGACATTTCCATCGACAGAGAGAATCCAAAGTGgcattattattttctctgtggAGTAAAAGGTATTCAG GAGAAGTTTGGGATTGCTCATTTAGCAGGGATGTCGTGTGTCGTAGATGGAACCATTCCTCCGAGCTCCGGCCTCTCCAGTTCTAGCGCCTTAGTTTGTTGTGCCGGGCTCGTAACAATGGAGGCAAATCAAAAGTCCCTCTCCAAG GTGGCACTGGCGGAGATATGTGCCAAAAGTGAGCGCTACATTGGCACAGAGGGAGGCGGCATGGACCAGTCCATCTCATTCCTGGCAGAGAGAGGAACT GCAAAGCTGATAGAGTTCCAGCCTCTGCGTGCCACTGATGTCAAGCTCCCAGATGGAGCCGTGTTTGTGATCTCCAACTGCTGCGTGGAGATGAACAAAGCTGCTTCTTCTCACTTCAACATCCGTGTGGTGGAGTGTCGAATCGCCACAAAG GTGCTGGCCCAGGCGCGAGGTCTGGACTCGAGCAGGTTTCTGAAGCTGGTGCAGGTTCAGACGGAGCTGAAAGCCTCCCTGGAGGAGATGCTGACTCTGGTGGACGAGGTGTTGCATCCTGAGCCGTACAGCCGAGAGGAGATCTGCAAGGTGCTGAACGTCACCTCCGAGCAGTTTTCCACAGAGCTGCTGAGCGCCAACACTCGGCATG tgacTCATTTCAAGCTGTATCAGCGAGCCAAGCATGTGTACGGTGAAGCTGCGCGGGTGCTGCGGTTTAAGAGCGTGTGTGATTCTGAACCTGCCGAATCCGTACGGGTACTGGGAGACCTGATGAACCAGAGCCATGCAAGCTGCAGAGACCTGTATGAGTGCAGCTGCCCTGAACTGGATCAACTGGTGGACATATGTCT GAAGTCGGGGGCAGTGGGCTCCCGGCTGACAGGAGCAGGTTGGGGCGGCTGTGCTGTCTCCATGGTTCCCGATGAGAAGGTGGAGTCTTTCTTACAAGCAGTGAGCGAGGCCTACTTCCTCCCCGATCCACGCAGAGCAGCGATGGAAAAACAGAGTTTGTTTGTATCGAAGCCAGGCGGAGGAGCTACAATTTTCCTTGAGGAGTAA
- the atp8b4 gene encoding probable phospholipid-transporting ATPase IM isoform X2: MTFWKRNIHIEKERHVKANARDYNDKFSYADNHIKTSKYNVLTFLPINLFEQFQRVANAYFLVLLILQLIPEISSLSWFTTIVPLVLVLVITAVKDATDDYFRHKSDQQVNNRQSQVLIGGSLQNEKWMNVRVGDIIKLENNQFVAADILLLCSSEPYGLCYIETAELDGETNLKVRQALTVTSDLEDITKLMDFDGEVICEPPNNKLDTFIGTLYWRDNKHPLDNEKMLLRGCVLRNTEWCFGMVIFAGLQTKLMQNCGRTQFKRTSIDKLMNTLVLWIFAFLICMGVILAIGNTILESWSGRNFQVFLPLDEFQNSAVFSGFLTFWSYIIILNTVVPISLYVSVEVLRLGHSYFINWDWKMYYSQTDTAAEARTTTLNEELGQVEFIFSDKTGTLTQNIMVFRKCSINGQTYGDVYDEFERKVEITEKTACVDFSFNALCDRSFKFYDGSLVEAIKLEDPAAQEFFRLLALCHTVMPEEKSEGHLVYQAQSPDEGALVTAARNFGFVFRARTPETITLCEMGRAVTYQLLAILDFNNVRKRMSVIVRNSQGQIKLYSKGADTIIFDRLDPSSEELMYTTSEHLSEFAGEGLRTLALAYKDLDEDYLDVWMKKLLFASTVIENREDQLAVLYEEIEQDLKLLGATAIEDKLQEGVPETIACLNLADIKIWVLTGDKLETAMNIGYSCNMLRDDMNEVFVISGHTLLEVQQQLRSANEHILGLSRVGSAGDEKANMLADDSVFEETIIAEYALIINGHSLAYAMEPQLEHVLLDLACLCKTVICCRVTPMQKAQVVELVKRHKRAITLAIGDGANDVSMIKTAHIGVGISGQEGMQAVLASDYSFAQFRYLRRLLLVHGRWSYFRMCNFLCYFFYKNFAFTLVHFWYGFFCGFSAQTVYDQWFITLFNIVYTSLPVLAMGLFDQDVNDQNSLRYPSLYKPGQQNLLFNKRQFFLCTLQGMGTSCLLFFVPYGAFSVLVKEDGSHFSDQQAFAVTIATSLVIVTSVQIGLDTHYWTAINHFFIWGSLTVYFAVLFAMQSDGMFGVFSSIFPFIGAARNCLSEKSVWLVILLTTVVCVVPSLAVSFLRVDLFPTLTDKVRHLQRFRNKQGPQEQNLRRVRRTSSRRSAYAFSHQQGYGELITSGKNMKESTVSSACSPGRTPHSPTWIENMLKRKNEVSCISDERTGAPERSSRAERFNSTPTGLNLSLTNR, translated from the exons ATGACATTCTGGAAGAGAAATATTCACATTG AGAAGGAACGTCATGTAAAAGCCAACGCACGGGACTACAATGACAAGTTCTCTTATGCT GACAATCACATCAAAACCTCAAAGTACAACGTCCTCACCTTCCTGCCCATCAACTTGTTTGAACAGTTTCAGAGGGTGGCAAACGCTTACTTCCTAGTGCTGCTGATACTGCAG tTAATTCCAGAGATTTCCTCTCTGTCGTGGTTCACAACCATCGTGCCTTTGGTGTTGGTGCTGGTAATCACAGCCGTGAAGGACGCCACAGATGACTAT TTCAGACATAAGAGCGACCAGCAAGTCAACAATCGGCAGTCTCAGGTGCTCATCGGGGGAAG TTTGCAGAATGAGAAATGGATGAACGTTCGAGTGGGGGATATCATCAAACTAGAGAATAATCAGTTTGTTGCT gcagacatcctcctcctctgtagTAGTGAGCCATATGGACTGTGCTATATTGAGACTGCAGAGCTAGATGG agagacaaatcTGAAGGTTCGTCAGGCTTTGACCGTCACCTCAGATTTGGAAGATATTACAAAACTGATGGACTTTGATG GAGAAGTCATCTGTGAGCCACCAAACAACAAGCTGGATACGTTTATAGGGACTTTATACTGGAGGGACAATAAACACCCTCTGGATAATGAGAAAATGCTGCTGCGAGGTTgtgtactcagaaacactgagTGGTGCTTTGGGATGGTCATCTTTGCAG GTTTGCAAACCAAACTCATGCAGAACTGCGGAAGGACTCAATTTAAAAGGACAAGTATCGACAAACTGATGAACACTTTGGTTTTGTGG ATATTTGCCTTCCTCATTTGTATGGGAGTTATTTTGGCCATTGGAAACACTATCTTGGAGAGCTGGAGTGGGAGAAACTTCCAGGTGTTTTTGCCGTTGGATGAGTTTCAAAACAGTGCTGTTTTCTCTGGCTTCCTCACCTTCTGGTCCTACATCATCATCCTCAACACTGTCGTGCCCATCTCACTGTATGTCAG TGTGGAGGTTCTGCGGCTAGGCCACAGTTACTTCATTAACTGGGACTGGAAGATGTACTACAGTCAGACGGACACTGCGGCAGAAGCTCGCACCACCACCCTGAACGAGGAGCTTGGCCAGGTGGAGTTCATCTTCTCCGACAAGACTGGCACCCTCACCCAGAACATCATGGTGTTCAGAAAGTGCTCCATTAATGGCCAGACGTACG GTGACGTCTATGATGAATTTGAGCGGAAGGTGGAAATTACAGAA AAAACAGCCTGTGTGGACTTTTCCTTCAACGCTCTCTGTGACAGAAGCTTTAAGTTTTATGACGGCAGCCTGGTCGAAGCCATCAAGCTGGAAGATCCTGCAGCACAAGAGTTCTTCAGACTGCTGGCTTTGTGTCACACTGTCATGCCAGAGGAGAAGAGTGAAG GACATTTGGTGTACCAGGCCCAGTCACCTGACGAAGGAGCGCTGGTCACTGCGGCACGAAACTTTGGGTTTGTCTTCCGGGCACGAACCCCCGAGACCATCACACTGTGTGAGATGGGACGAGCCGTCACCTACCAGCTGCTGGCCATACTGGACTTCAACAACGTGCGCAAGAGAATGAGTGTCATTG TGAGAAACTCGCAGGGCCAGATTAAACTCTACTCCAAAGGAGCTGACACTATTATCTTTGACCGTCTGGATCCATCCAGTGAAGAGCTCATGTACACTACCTCAGAACATCTCAGT GAATTTGCTGGAGAAGGGCTTCGAACATTAGCTCTGGCCTACAAAGATCTCGATGAAGATTATTTAGATGTTTGGATGAAGAAGCTTCTGTTCGCCAGCACTGTAATTGAGAACCGCGAGGATCAGCTCGCTGTCCTCTACGAGGAAATCGAGCAGGACTTAAAG CTTCTAGGAGCCACAGCAATAGAGGACAAACTTCAGGAAGGAGTCCCAGAAACTATCGCCTGTCTAAATCTAGCCGACATAAAGATCTGGGTCCTCACAGGAGACAAACTAG AGACAGCGATGAACATCGGCTACTCCTGCAACATGCTACGAGACGACATGAATGAGGTGTTTGTTATCTCTGGCCACACACTGCtggaggtgcagcagcagctcag gAGTGCTAATGAGCACATTCTCGGCCTGAGTCGGGTTGGCAGTGCAGGAGATGAGAAGGCCAATATGCTTGCAGATGACTCTGTGTTTGAAGAAACCATCATCGCAGAGTACGCCTTAATCATCAACGGACACAGTTTG GCTTACGCTATGGAGCCACAGCTGGAGCATGTCTTGCTGGACTTGGCCTGTTTGTGTAAAACAGTCATCTGCTGCCGGGTCACTCCGATGCAGAAAGCCCAGGTGGTGGAGCTGGTGAAGAGGCACAAGAGGGCCATCACCCTGGCCATTGGAGATGGTGCCAATGATGTCAGCATGATCAAGA CTGCTCACATCGGTGTCGGCATCAGCGGTCAGGAGGGGATGCAGGCAGTTCTGGCATCAGATTACTCCTTCGCTCAGTTTCGGTACCTGCGGCGGCTCCTTCTGGTGCACGGGCGCTGGTCCTACTTCCGCATGTGTAATTTCCTGTGCTATTTCTTCTACAAGAACTTTGCCTTCACACTGGTGCACTTCTGGTACGgcttcttctgtggtttctcAGCTCAG ACTGTGTATGACCAATGGTTCATTACCCTCTTCAATATAGTCTATACGTCTTTACCAGTCCTGGCGATGGGACTTTTTGATCAG GATGTCAATGACCAGAACAGCCTTCGCTACCCGAGCCTCTACAAACCTGGCCAGCAAAACCTTCTCTTCAACAAACGCCAGTTTTTCCTGTGCACGCTGCAGGGGATGGGCACATCGTGCCTGCTCTTCTTCGTTCCCTACGGAGCCTTCTCTGTCCTGGTGAAAGAGGACGGCTCTCATTTTTCCGACCAACAAGCATTTGCAGTTACCATAGCAACATCCTTGGTCATTGTCACGAGTGTTCAG ATTGGACTCGACACCCACTACTGGACAGCCATCAATCACTTCTTCATATGGGGAAGCCTGACCGTGTACTTTGCTGTATTATTTGCAATGCAAAGTGACGGCATGTTTGGCGTCTTTTCGAGTATTTTCCCGTTCATAG GTGCGGCACGTAACTGTCTATCAGAGAAGAGTGTGTGGTTGGTCATTCTGCTCAccactgtggtgtgtgttgtgccCAGCTTAGCAGTCAGCTTCCTGAGAGTAGACCTCTTCCCAACTCTAACAGATAAG GTTCGTCATCTCCAACGGTTCAGAAATAAGCAAGGGCCTCAGGAGCAGAACCTGAGGAGAGTACGCCGGACGAGCTCCCGCCGCTCTGCGTATGCCTTCTCCCACCAACAGGGCTACGGAGAACTTATAACCTCAGGCAAAAACATGAAGGAGAGCACAGTGTCTTCTGCTTGCTCTCCCGGAAGGACACCACACAGCCCCACCTGGATAGAAAATATGTTAAAGAGAAAGAACGAAGTCTCTTGCATCTCTGATGAAAGAACGGGAGCACCAGAaagaagcagcagagcagaaagaTTCAACAGCACACCGACGGGACTCAACCTCTCACTGACTAACAGATAG